Proteins from a genomic interval of Xylocopa sonorina isolate GNS202 chromosome 4, iyXylSono1_principal, whole genome shotgun sequence:
- the LOC143423051 gene encoding TBC1 domain family member 13 isoform X2: MCSHIATMSILRKRLNEFDDVLNADEIDLVNLKRLCFHGIPDEGGLRPLCWKLLLNYLPPIRSSWSDTLIRKRTLYKTFIEDLIVTPGEGNSDGERTDVTLHDHPLNLNPDSKWQTYFKDNEVLLQIDKDVRRLCPDISFFQQGTDYPCKEIVNASGQKRLHHRVQHTVLRSANVERKGLGVTKIAVSIRKATEDYAPLAEGGEAHWEVLERILFLYAKLNPGQGYVQEHAEADTFFCFTNLMSEIRDFFIKSLDEAEFGINSMMSKLTTQVKANDPDIWMRLNQQQLYPQYYSFRWLTLLLSQEFPLPDVMRIWDSLFADENRFSFLIHICCAMILLLRDQLLAGDFATNVKLLQNFPSTDIQIVLSKAAALAGKSLNLA; this comes from the exons ATGTGCTCGCACATAGCCACGATGAGTATTTTAAGAAAGAG attAAACGAGTTCGATGATGTATTGAACGCTGATGAAATAGATCTCGTCAATCTCAAACGATTATGCTTCCATG GAATACCAGATGAAGGGGGTTTAAGACCTTTATGTTGGAaacttttattaaattatttaccTCCAATAAGGAGCAGCTGGTCAGATACGCTTATACGTAAAAGAACACTTTATAAAACCTTTATTG AGGACCTGATCGTCACACCAGGCGAAGGAAACAGCGACGGAGAAAGAACAGATGTTACACTTCACGATCACCCTCTTAACTTGAATCCTGATAGCAAGTGGCAAACCTATTTTAAAGATAATGAAGTTCTATTACAAATAGACAAAGATGTTAG AAGGCTATGTCCAGATATATCGTTCTTCCAACAAGGCACAGACTATCCCTGTAAAGAGATAGTAAATGCTAGTGGACAGAAACGTTTACATCATAGAGTACAGCAtacggttttaagaagcgcgaATGTAGAGAGAAAAGGACTTGGTGTAACCAAg ATAGCTGTTTCAATTAGAAAAGCTACAGAAGATTATGCCCCGCTTGCAGAAGGTGGCGAGGCACATTGGGAAGTTCTGGAAAGAATACTTTTCCTTTACGCTAAATTAAATCCGGGGCAAGGGTATGTGCAAG AACATGCAGAAGCAGATACTTTTTTCTGCTTTACCAATTTGATGAGCGAGATTCGTGATTTTTTTATCAAATCATTGGATGAGGCTGAGTTTGGAATAAATTCGATGATGAGTAAGCTCACAACTCAAGTTAAGGCTAATGATCCGGATATTTGGATGCGTTTAAATCAACAACAATTATATCCACAATATTACAGTTTCAG ATGGCTGACACTTCTTCTTTCACAAGAATTCCCGTTACCCGACGTCATGAGAATCTGGGACTCTCTTTTTGCCGACGAAAACAGATTTAGTTTTCTGATACATATTTGCTGTGCCATGATTTT ACTCTTAAGGGACCAATTACTCGCTGGTGACTTTGCTACAAACGTTAAGCTTTTACAA AATTTTCCTTCGACGGACATTCAGATAGTACTTTCTAAGGCGGCTGCGCTTGCAGGAAAAAGTTTGAATTTGGCATAA
- the LOC143423051 gene encoding TBC1 domain family member 13 isoform X1, with translation MCSHIATMSILRKRLNEFDDVLNADEIDLVNLKRLCFHGIPDEGGLRPLCWKLLLNYLPPIRSSWSDTLIRKRTLYKTFIEDLIVTPGEGNSDGERTDVTLHDHPLNLNPDSKWQTYFKDNEVLLQIDKDVRRLCPDISFFQQGTDYPCKEIVNASGQKRLHHRVQHTVLRSANVERKGLGVTKIAVSIRKATEDYAPLAEGGEAHWEVLERILFLYAKLNPGQGYVQGMNEIVGPIYHAFACDPDQPWREHAEADTFFCFTNLMSEIRDFFIKSLDEAEFGINSMMSKLTTQVKANDPDIWMRLNQQQLYPQYYSFRWLTLLLSQEFPLPDVMRIWDSLFADENRFSFLIHICCAMILLLRDQLLAGDFATNVKLLQNFPSTDIQIVLSKAAALAGKSLNLA, from the exons ATGTGCTCGCACATAGCCACGATGAGTATTTTAAGAAAGAG attAAACGAGTTCGATGATGTATTGAACGCTGATGAAATAGATCTCGTCAATCTCAAACGATTATGCTTCCATG GAATACCAGATGAAGGGGGTTTAAGACCTTTATGTTGGAaacttttattaaattatttaccTCCAATAAGGAGCAGCTGGTCAGATACGCTTATACGTAAAAGAACACTTTATAAAACCTTTATTG AGGACCTGATCGTCACACCAGGCGAAGGAAACAGCGACGGAGAAAGAACAGATGTTACACTTCACGATCACCCTCTTAACTTGAATCCTGATAGCAAGTGGCAAACCTATTTTAAAGATAATGAAGTTCTATTACAAATAGACAAAGATGTTAG AAGGCTATGTCCAGATATATCGTTCTTCCAACAAGGCACAGACTATCCCTGTAAAGAGATAGTAAATGCTAGTGGACAGAAACGTTTACATCATAGAGTACAGCAtacggttttaagaagcgcgaATGTAGAGAGAAAAGGACTTGGTGTAACCAAg ATAGCTGTTTCAATTAGAAAAGCTACAGAAGATTATGCCCCGCTTGCAGAAGGTGGCGAGGCACATTGGGAAGTTCTGGAAAGAATACTTTTCCTTTACGCTAAATTAAATCCGGGGCAAGGGTATGTGCAAGGTATGAACGAAATCGTTGGTCCTATTTATCACGCGTTTGCCTGTGATCCAGACCAGCCGTGGAGAG AACATGCAGAAGCAGATACTTTTTTCTGCTTTACCAATTTGATGAGCGAGATTCGTGATTTTTTTATCAAATCATTGGATGAGGCTGAGTTTGGAATAAATTCGATGATGAGTAAGCTCACAACTCAAGTTAAGGCTAATGATCCGGATATTTGGATGCGTTTAAATCAACAACAATTATATCCACAATATTACAGTTTCAG ATGGCTGACACTTCTTCTTTCACAAGAATTCCCGTTACCCGACGTCATGAGAATCTGGGACTCTCTTTTTGCCGACGAAAACAGATTTAGTTTTCTGATACATATTTGCTGTGCCATGATTTT ACTCTTAAGGGACCAATTACTCGCTGGTGACTTTGCTACAAACGTTAAGCTTTTACAA AATTTTCCTTCGACGGACATTCAGATAGTACTTTCTAAGGCGGCTGCGCTTGCAGGAAAAAGTTTGAATTTGGCATAA